Proteins found in one Synechococcus sp. LA31 genomic segment:
- a CDS encoding type III pantothenate kinase, which yields MARLLLIGNSRWHWAETSGNGLRCWHTAPSEGLDPAQQQGLQAWAAVGPLPEPAPNPLVRRIDLGDIPLKDRPAWLGIDRALVGWRASQQQGHGVLVADAGTALSLTWVDAQSRFQGGLISAGVALQLRGLGGSTAQLPLLQPAGAGSGEAWPRQTAAAMEEGCRRAVAGAILQAWSTLRAQVGSVDLALWLTGGDGPQLMPLLEEQQVRPVLAPDLALEALAALPVVGLLR from the coding sequence ATGGCTCGGCTGTTGCTGATCGGCAACAGCCGCTGGCATTGGGCTGAGACCAGTGGCAACGGCTTGCGCTGTTGGCACACTGCTCCCAGCGAGGGACTGGATCCGGCACAACAGCAAGGCTTGCAGGCCTGGGCCGCTGTGGGGCCTTTGCCCGAGCCCGCTCCTAACCCCTTGGTCCGCAGGATCGACCTTGGCGATATTCCCTTGAAGGATCGACCGGCCTGGCTAGGAATCGATCGGGCCCTCGTGGGCTGGCGTGCCAGCCAGCAACAGGGGCACGGCGTGTTGGTGGCCGATGCCGGCACCGCGCTCAGCCTCACCTGGGTGGATGCGCAGAGCCGCTTTCAAGGGGGGCTGATCAGCGCTGGTGTGGCCCTGCAATTGCGCGGGCTGGGCGGCTCTACTGCGCAGTTACCCCTGTTGCAGCCCGCCGGGGCCGGCTCTGGTGAGGCATGGCCGCGGCAAACCGCAGCTGCCATGGAAGAGGGCTGCCGCCGTGCCGTGGCTGGGGCGATCCTGCAGGCCTGGAGCACGCTACGGGCGCAGGTCGGGAGTGTCGACTTGGCCCTCTGGCTCACCGGCGGTGACGGACCGCAGTTGATGCCGTTGCTGGAGGAGCAGCAGGTGCGGCCCGTTTTGGCTCCTGATCTGGCCCTTGAGGCTTTGGCCGCACTTCCGGTCGTCGGGCTGCTGCGCTGA
- a CDS encoding 4'-phosphopantetheinyl transferase superfamily protein, with protein MQKRYLRSRSLLRRQLAGVLSLPAAAVPLHSPPGEAPTLQQGHGYVSLSHSGDQVLLAWSPWTIGVDLERQARPIQADLLARRFFPKQEWQQLQLHDSALRAALVLESWVRKEAAIKWRRSSLASDLRHWCWNAEQQELSHLQEGWQPASHCELRNGWLCAVVGQAAEQGIWG; from the coding sequence GTGCAGAAGCGTTACCTGCGTAGCCGCAGCCTGCTGCGGCGCCAGTTGGCGGGGGTGCTGTCGCTGCCCGCAGCAGCGGTGCCCCTGCACAGCCCGCCTGGGGAGGCGCCCACCCTTCAGCAGGGCCACGGCTATGTGAGCCTCAGCCATAGCGGCGATCAAGTGCTGCTGGCTTGGTCTCCCTGGACGATCGGGGTGGATTTGGAGCGGCAGGCGCGTCCCATACAGGCCGATCTTCTGGCCCGTCGCTTCTTCCCGAAGCAGGAGTGGCAGCAGCTACAGCTTCACGATTCAGCCTTGCGTGCGGCATTGGTGCTGGAGAGCTGGGTGCGTAAGGAGGCTGCGATCAAGTGGAGGCGCAGCAGCTTGGCGAGCGATCTGCGCCATTGGTGCTGGAACGCCGAGCAGCAGGAGTTGTCCCACCTCCAGGAGGGATGGCAACCGGCGAGTCATTGCGAGCTGCGTAACGGCTGGTTGTGCGCTGTGGTGGGGCAGGCAGCCGAACAGGGCATCTGGGGCTAG
- a CDS encoding alpha/beta hydrolase → MRKVLLPLAGAGVLLAGLSAQAIPQGPTTINSDQAGVRYGAPTFIQSGLPTQTARAVSMGFVRSNTLLPLGGTEVIDNPVPKDLKDLSGWSPDELQAGLQKEYDVDVAAVARFLYSEKGEQFLSESIQQNNYTPYYSQSHSLQAVRSAIILDSADGKLSSYGMMSNLPTDQRLQGSMKVCDVNDASNSQRATSLLSWYMNTPACIAAYTAEAPAPAQPAPAVRGLW, encoded by the coding sequence ATGCGCAAGGTTCTCCTCCCCTTGGCTGGCGCTGGTGTCCTGCTTGCAGGCCTCTCGGCCCAGGCCATTCCCCAAGGGCCCACCACCATCAATTCCGATCAGGCTGGCGTGCGCTACGGCGCGCCCACCTTCATCCAATCGGGGCTGCCCACTCAGACCGCCCGTGCCGTGAGCATGGGTTTCGTGCGCTCCAACACCCTGCTGCCCCTAGGCGGCACTGAGGTGATCGACAACCCGGTGCCCAAGGATCTGAAAGATCTCTCCGGTTGGTCCCCCGATGAACTGCAGGCCGGACTGCAGAAGGAATACGACGTGGACGTGGCCGCTGTGGCTCGCTTCCTCTATTCCGAAAAGGGTGAGCAGTTTCTGTCTGAGAGCATTCAGCAGAACAATTACACCCCTTATTACAGCCAAAGCCACAGCTTGCAAGCTGTGCGCAGTGCCATCATTCTCGATTCAGCTGACGGCAAGCTGTCCAGCTACGGGATGATGTCGAATCTTCCCACCGATCAGCGTCTGCAGGGCTCAATGAAGGTGTGCGATGTGAATGATGCATCCAACAGTCAGCGGGCTACTTCACTGTTGAGCTGGTACATGAACACACCCGCCTGCATTGCGGCCTACACCGCTGAGGCCCCAGCGCCTGCCCAACCTGCCCCGGCCGTACGCGGTCTGTGGTGA
- a CDS encoding phosphoadenylyl-sulfate reductase yields the protein MTSTSATPKASMDVQQACAELESCDALGALRWGLAQFGDGFALTTSFGIQAAVSLHLVSQLEKAVPVIWVDTGYLPPETYRYAESMIELLGLQVHVAQAQISPARMEALYGRLWETGRVEDMEAYLRIRKVEPLDQAMEALNVRCWASGVRGRQTDHRSTMQPLAEVRGRWSLRPLLSWSTKDVFYYMQEHGLPQHPLFEQGYSTVGDWHSSGPDDGGLSGRATRFGGLKQECGIHLPGMAGEGI from the coding sequence ATGACGAGCACCTCGGCCACCCCCAAGGCGTCCATGGATGTGCAGCAGGCCTGCGCCGAGCTGGAATCGTGTGACGCGCTGGGGGCGCTGCGCTGGGGGCTCGCGCAGTTTGGCGATGGTTTCGCCCTCACCACCAGTTTTGGTATCCAGGCGGCGGTGTCGCTGCACCTCGTCAGCCAGCTGGAGAAGGCTGTGCCGGTGATCTGGGTGGATACGGGGTATCTACCGCCCGAGACCTACCGCTACGCGGAATCCATGATCGAGCTGCTGGGGCTGCAGGTGCATGTGGCCCAAGCCCAGATCAGCCCAGCGCGAATGGAGGCCCTGTATGGACGCCTCTGGGAGACCGGCCGCGTTGAAGATATGGAGGCCTACCTGCGCATCCGCAAAGTGGAGCCCCTGGATCAGGCCATGGAGGCGCTCAACGTTCGCTGTTGGGCCAGCGGTGTGCGCGGCCGCCAAACCGATCACCGCAGCACGATGCAACCGCTGGCGGAGGTGCGGGGGCGCTGGTCGCTGCGGCCCCTACTGTCCTGGAGCACTAAAGATGTCTTCTATTACATGCAGGAGCACGGGCTGCCCCAGCACCCCTTGTTTGAGCAGGGATATTCCACCGTGGGCGACTGGCATTCCAGCGGTCCGGATGATGGCGGTCTCAGTGGCCGCGCCACCCGCTTCGGGGGGCTCAAGCAGGAGTGCGGCATTCATCTGCCGGGGATGGCCGGTGAGGGCATTTGA
- a CDS encoding anhydro-N-acetylmuramic acid kinase translates to MRVLGLMSGTSADGVDAVLAEFAGPPRRPRWRLLSRAALPYPTALRRRLIAIGQGQPLVAAEVLELGEALTQVQAEAARACDPEGRAALVGCHGQTVWHRPPLANQRGCSWQLLQGPLLAQLLQRPVVYDFRAADLALGGQGAPLVPAADAALLPAAGGWRGLLNLGGIANLTLLPPASGPDRAAAVQGWDCGPANTLLDLAVDHFSGGKQNFDAGGAWAAQGKPDEALIQHWLELPYLQQTPPKSTGRELFGQSDLQQRLHDLEQSAHQRGSNLEPSNALATLTAFSAAVVAQDLNQSPAIVELLVAGGGARNHTLMRQLRRRCRGLELRPLAELGIGDSDREALAFALLAWWHQLRIPGSLPSVTGASQPAVLGVCASPGQ, encoded by the coding sequence ATGCGGGTGTTGGGTCTGATGAGCGGCACCAGCGCCGACGGCGTGGATGCCGTGCTGGCGGAGTTTGCGGGTCCGCCGCGTCGCCCACGCTGGCGGCTGCTCAGCCGCGCGGCTCTGCCCTATCCAACCGCCCTGCGCCGGCGCCTGATCGCCATCGGCCAGGGGCAGCCGCTCGTGGCGGCGGAGGTGCTTGAGCTCGGCGAAGCGCTCACGCAGGTGCAGGCCGAGGCAGCACGGGCTTGCGATCCAGAGGGACGCGCCGCACTGGTGGGTTGTCACGGCCAGACGGTCTGGCATCGGCCGCCCCTTGCCAACCAACGCGGTTGCAGCTGGCAGCTCCTACAGGGGCCGCTGCTAGCTCAGCTCTTGCAACGGCCGGTGGTCTACGACTTTCGCGCCGCTGATCTGGCCCTTGGCGGCCAAGGTGCACCGCTGGTGCCCGCTGCCGATGCCGCCCTGCTGCCGGCGGCGGGGGGCTGGCGAGGGCTACTCAACCTGGGCGGCATCGCCAATCTCACCCTCCTGCCGCCCGCATCGGGCCCCGATCGGGCCGCCGCGGTGCAGGGCTGGGACTGCGGCCCCGCCAACACGCTGCTTGATCTGGCTGTGGATCACTTCAGCGGCGGCAAGCAAAACTTTGATGCCGGCGGAGCCTGGGCAGCTCAGGGAAAACCAGATGAGGCCTTGATCCAGCACTGGTTGGAGCTGCCCTACCTGCAGCAGACGCCACCCAAATCAACAGGGCGTGAGCTGTTCGGCCAGAGCGATTTGCAACAACGCCTGCATGATCTGGAGCAGAGCGCCCACCAGCGCGGCAGCAACCTGGAGCCCTCCAACGCTCTGGCAACGCTCACGGCCTTCAGCGCAGCAGTTGTGGCACAGGATCTCAACCAAAGCCCAGCCATCGTTGAGCTGCTGGTGGCGGGAGGAGGCGCTCGCAACCACACGCTGATGCGGCAGCTGCGCCGCCGCTGCCGCGGCCTGGAGCTGCGTCCGCTGGCGGAGCTAGGCATCGGCGACAGCGACCGAGAAGCGCTGGCCTTCGCGCTCCTTGCCTGGTGGCATCAACTGAGGATCCCCGGCTCGCTCCCCTCGGTCACCGGAGCATCCCAGCCAGCCGTGCTGGGGGTGTGCGCTTCTCCAGGCCAGTGA
- a CDS encoding AAA family ATPase has translation MSDLFSHRGEQLRQNLAPLADRLRPRSLDDFQGQEEILGQGRLLRRAITADRVGNLILYGPPGVGKTTLARIIAATTRAHFSSLNAVLAGVKDLRTEVDEARRRLEQHGLRTLLFIDEVHRFNSAQQDALLPWVENGTVTLIGATTENPFFEVNKALVSRSRLFRLQPLEPRHLHQLLQRALRDPERGYGNRQVAISPEAANHLVDVAGGDARSLLNALELAVETTEPGADGTITITLAIAEESIQQRAVLYDKQGDAHFDTISAFIKSLRGSDPDAALFWLARMVEAGENPRFIFRRMLISAGEDIGLADPQAMVVVEACAAAFERVGLPEGLYPLAQAALYLASTEKSNSLLGFFDALKSVKATSRQQVPAHLRDANRDGKAFGDGVGYRYPHAYAEHWVAQQYLPTGLQGQVFWQPGRLGWEGQRRQQLQHRRAAQLAAAAEHEAELGEVLSSSPDDPALERWLQRQLGSEGERLDQLRQRLWDQAAWQRHDRVLILEARSLLWALDPLEQTPEGGVVIQVSDRADAERLQGQLRVLDDLRQPQVIPTDVLQLAGALAPGSQFEWIAARHPFRDLTSEQLAAAVTHLEQLAAPGAQLRLLFSQPQLGPAAALLSIKALPEPLRTLLGPVPAHETDWLAPQPNPEQLSALLRQQGWELSWQQWSEPLELSLNSGLIERWLGAHAPYRRQLSRVLKPAQLKLLEQELHNLVGCRLPQQLEHQLLLAHHRPRTAGAGWAGAGASAV, from the coding sequence GTGAGCGATCTGTTCAGCCACCGCGGCGAGCAGCTGCGCCAAAACCTGGCCCCCTTAGCCGATCGGCTGCGCCCACGCAGCCTCGACGACTTTCAAGGCCAGGAGGAGATCCTCGGACAGGGACGTCTGCTGCGCCGTGCCATCACGGCTGATCGCGTTGGCAACCTGATCCTTTACGGCCCACCAGGCGTCGGCAAGACAACCTTGGCGCGGATTATTGCCGCCACAACCCGCGCCCACTTCAGCAGCCTCAATGCCGTGCTGGCCGGCGTGAAAGACCTGCGCACCGAAGTGGATGAGGCGCGACGGCGCCTCGAGCAGCACGGGCTCCGCACCCTGCTGTTCATCGATGAGGTGCACCGTTTCAACAGTGCCCAACAGGACGCGCTGCTGCCCTGGGTTGAAAACGGCACGGTGACCCTGATCGGGGCCACCACCGAAAACCCATTTTTTGAGGTGAACAAAGCGCTGGTGAGTCGCTCGCGCCTGTTCCGTCTGCAGCCGCTGGAGCCACGCCATCTCCATCAATTACTGCAGCGGGCCCTGCGCGATCCCGAACGCGGCTACGGCAACCGGCAAGTGGCGATCAGCCCAGAGGCAGCGAACCATCTGGTTGATGTGGCGGGCGGCGACGCCCGCAGCCTGCTCAATGCCCTGGAACTGGCGGTGGAAACCACCGAGCCCGGAGCCGATGGCACCATCACGATCACGTTGGCCATCGCCGAGGAGTCGATCCAGCAACGCGCCGTGCTTTACGACAAGCAAGGTGACGCCCACTTCGACACGATCAGTGCCTTCATCAAATCGTTGCGGGGCAGCGATCCCGATGCGGCCCTGTTCTGGCTGGCGCGGATGGTGGAGGCCGGCGAGAACCCGCGCTTCATTTTCCGCCGCATGCTCATCTCCGCCGGGGAAGACATCGGCCTGGCAGATCCCCAGGCGATGGTGGTAGTGGAAGCCTGCGCAGCCGCTTTCGAGCGGGTGGGCCTACCGGAGGGGCTCTACCCCCTCGCTCAAGCGGCTCTTTACCTGGCCAGCACCGAGAAAAGCAACAGCCTGCTCGGCTTCTTCGATGCACTGAAAAGCGTGAAGGCCACCAGTCGCCAGCAGGTGCCCGCCCACCTGCGCGATGCCAACCGCGACGGCAAAGCCTTTGGTGATGGTGTGGGCTATCGCTACCCCCATGCCTATGCGGAGCACTGGGTAGCCCAGCAATACCTCCCCACTGGCCTGCAGGGCCAGGTGTTCTGGCAACCAGGGCGCCTTGGATGGGAAGGACAACGGCGCCAACAGCTGCAGCACCGCCGCGCGGCCCAGCTGGCTGCAGCCGCTGAACATGAGGCCGAGCTGGGCGAGGTGCTCAGCAGCAGCCCGGATGACCCAGCCCTGGAGCGCTGGTTGCAGCGCCAACTCGGCAGTGAAGGAGAGCGACTGGATCAGCTGCGCCAACGGCTATGGGATCAGGCCGCCTGGCAGCGCCACGACCGTGTGCTGATTCTTGAGGCCCGCTCTCTGCTCTGGGCCCTTGACCCACTGGAGCAAACACCCGAGGGCGGCGTGGTGATTCAAGTGAGCGATCGCGCCGATGCCGAGCGCTTGCAGGGACAGCTACGCGTGCTCGACGACCTGCGCCAACCCCAAGTGATCCCCACCGATGTCCTGCAGTTGGCCGGGGCACTCGCCCCCGGCAGCCAGTTCGAATGGATTGCAGCGCGCCACCCGTTCCGTGATCTCACTAGCGAACAGTTGGCAGCGGCGGTGACCCACTTAGAGCAGCTGGCGGCGCCGGGGGCCCAGCTGCGGCTGCTGTTCAGCCAACCCCAACTGGGGCCAGCCGCTGCCCTGCTGAGCATCAAGGCCCTACCGGAGCCCCTACGCACACTGCTCGGGCCGGTGCCAGCCCATGAAACCGACTGGCTAGCGCCGCAGCCCAACCCAGAGCAGCTGAGCGCTTTACTGCGCCAACAGGGCTGGGAGCTCAGCTGGCAGCAATGGAGTGAGCCTCTCGAGCTCAGCTTGAACTCAGGCCTGATCGAGCGCTGGCTCGGAGCGCATGCGCCTTACCGCCGGCAATTGAGCCGAGTGCTCAAACCAGCCCAGTTGAAGCTGCTGGAGCAAGAGCTGCACAACCTGGTGGGTTGCCGCCTGCCCCAGCAGCTTGAGCATCAACTGCTCTTAGCTCACCACAGACCGCGTACGGCCGGGGCAGGTTGGGCAGGCGCTGGGGCCTCAGCGGTGTAG
- a CDS encoding HAD-IA family hydrolase — translation MTDARRPEGLLLDAMGTLIGLRRSVGSTYAAFAAEHGVNVEAEAINAAFPRLFRAAPPLAFPGLEGQALQAAEQRWWVELITATLQACGHHEALPAGLGPSLFEHFAAAEPWQVYDDVLEYLRRWRDAGLKLAVVSNFDQRLHRLLEALELAPLFDAVVVSSQVGAAKPNPLPFHKALELLNLPAASVWHIGDSPEDEAGARAAGVHCVLIERHQPAGTPGGAA, via the coding sequence ATGACCGATGCCCGCAGGCCCGAGGGATTGCTGCTCGATGCAATGGGCACCCTGATCGGACTGCGGCGCTCCGTAGGCAGCACCTACGCCGCCTTTGCCGCCGAGCACGGGGTGAACGTGGAAGCTGAAGCCATCAATGCGGCATTTCCCCGCCTGTTCCGCGCTGCACCGCCGCTGGCCTTCCCGGGGCTGGAGGGGCAGGCGCTCCAAGCAGCTGAGCAGCGCTGGTGGGTTGAGCTGATTACGGCCACCCTCCAGGCCTGCGGTCATCACGAGGCACTGCCAGCAGGGCTGGGGCCATCGCTGTTTGAACATTTCGCCGCGGCCGAACCCTGGCAGGTGTACGACGACGTTTTGGAGTATCTCCGGCGCTGGCGCGACGCTGGGCTCAAGCTTGCGGTGGTGAGCAACTTTGATCAACGCCTGCATCGGCTGCTTGAGGCACTGGAGCTAGCGCCGCTGTTCGATGCGGTGGTGGTGTCGTCACAGGTCGGGGCCGCCAAACCCAACCCGCTGCCCTTCCACAAAGCCCTAGAACTGCTCAACCTGCCGGCGGCCTCGGTGTGGCACATCGGCGACAGCCCTGAGGATGAGGCCGGAGCCCGAGCGGCTGGAGTGCACTGCGTGTTGATCGAGCGGCATCAACCCGCTGGCACCCCCGGCGGCGCCGCTTGA
- a CDS encoding peroxiredoxin, with protein MALQLGDTVPDFTQNSQLGPINLYDFAGNSWVVLFSHPADYTPVCTTELGEVSRLRPEWEKRNVKTIALSVDSAESHGGWICDINETQNTTVDYPILADEDKKVSDLYGMIHPNSLNNLTVRSVFIIDPNKKLRLQITYPASTGRNFHEILRVIDSLQLTDHHQVATPVNWTDGNDCVVVPSIPTEEARNKFPKGVTEIKPYLRMTPQPNK; from the coding sequence ATGGCGCTCCAACTGGGCGACACCGTCCCCGACTTCACCCAGAACTCTCAGCTGGGTCCGATCAACCTGTACGACTTTGCTGGCAACAGCTGGGTTGTGCTCTTCTCCCACCCCGCCGACTACACCCCGGTGTGCACCACCGAGCTGGGTGAAGTGTCGCGCCTGCGCCCCGAGTGGGAGAAGCGCAACGTGAAGACCATCGCCCTGAGCGTTGACTCCGCCGAGAGCCATGGCGGCTGGATCTGCGACATCAACGAGACCCAGAACACCACGGTCGACTATCCGATCCTCGCCGACGAGGACAAGAAAGTGAGCGATCTCTACGGGATGATCCATCCCAATTCGCTCAACAACCTCACGGTGCGTTCGGTGTTCATCATCGACCCCAACAAGAAGCTGCGTCTGCAGATCACCTACCCCGCCAGCACCGGCCGCAACTTCCACGAGATCCTGCGGGTGATCGACTCCCTGCAGCTCACCGACCACCACCAGGTGGCTACTCCAGTGAACTGGACCGACGGCAACGACTGCGTGGTGGTGCCCTCCATCCCCACCGAGGAAGCCCGCAACAAGTTCCCCAAGGGCGTCACCGAGATCAAGCCTTACCTGCGTATGACCCCGCAGCCCAATAAGTGA
- the bcp gene encoding thioredoxin-dependent thiol peroxidase — MALQIGDAAPDFTLPDQNGKEVSLAGFKGQRVVIYFYPKDDTPGCTKEACNFRDQWSAFEQHNIAVLGISKDGATSHNKFISKYELPFTLLTDAEPCPVAESFGSYGLKKFMGREYMGMMRHTFVVDADGKIEKAYTKVKAETMADDILRDLALA; from the coding sequence ATGGCGCTGCAGATCGGTGATGCCGCTCCCGACTTCACCCTCCCCGACCAAAACGGCAAGGAGGTGAGTCTGGCCGGCTTCAAGGGCCAGCGTGTGGTGATCTACTTCTATCCGAAGGACGACACGCCCGGGTGCACCAAGGAAGCCTGCAACTTCCGCGATCAATGGTCTGCCTTCGAACAGCACAACATTGCTGTGCTCGGCATCAGCAAAGACGGTGCCACCAGCCACAACAAATTCATCAGCAAATACGAGCTGCCCTTCACCCTCCTCACCGACGCCGAGCCGTGCCCGGTGGCCGAGAGCTTTGGCAGCTATGGCCTCAAGAAATTCATGGGCCGTGAATACATGGGGATGATGCGCCACACCTTCGTGGTGGATGCAGACGGCAAGATCGAGAAGGCCTACACCAAGGTGAAGGCCGAAACCATGGCCGACGACATCCTGCGCGACCTGGCCCTGGCCTGA
- the hflX gene encoding GTPase HflX, whose translation MKQTALLGRTAGLRPAQSRRLERLSHRRHPEAFGADLLTLQRLAAESTELELPLSLVIDGRGLCRLLWVGPLEQSGRLLERLPGGPRRQGSDLRLITCVGRAKQLEPHGSEAVVGLDLNPQFWLRFSAHPQPGGHWPAAAYRPGGDPAHPWQPQTEADLGELCQWIPPERDAAPPPPTANRSGQEQVLLLVLSPGDPEAARREIAELEGLVRSAGSQPVGLVVQRKASGSAQTLWGEGKLREAALEARRLGASLVVTDRELTPAQARNLERLLDLPVSDRSELILDIFAQRAASGAGRLQVELAQLRYRLPRLVGRGLSLSRQGGGIGTRGPGETQLEKDRRAIARRIDKLQRDVQKLQEHRARIRSGRHGLQRFALVGYTNAGKSSLLNALSKPATGEGVLAENKLFATLDPTTRRIKRPDPAGGPPQTLLLTDTVGFIRALPPPLVEAFRSTLEETLDADQLLLVVDLADPGWADQLRTVHAILDELGSDTPRRLIGNQIDRCPAAALEQALALDAQALFVSATGGLGLERLREWLFREQTQAA comes from the coding sequence TTGAAGCAAACCGCCCTGCTAGGCCGCACTGCCGGCCTCCGCCCCGCCCAGAGCCGGCGGCTGGAGCGCCTCAGCCACCGCCGCCACCCGGAGGCCTTCGGAGCCGACCTCTTGACCCTGCAACGGCTGGCGGCGGAGAGCACGGAGCTGGAGTTACCCCTGAGCCTGGTGATCGATGGCCGCGGCCTCTGCCGGCTGCTGTGGGTCGGCCCCTTGGAGCAATCGGGCCGGCTCCTGGAGCGGTTGCCAGGCGGTCCCCGACGCCAAGGCAGCGATCTACGGCTGATCACCTGTGTGGGACGCGCCAAGCAGCTCGAACCCCATGGCAGTGAGGCCGTGGTGGGGCTGGATCTCAACCCACAGTTCTGGCTGCGCTTCAGCGCCCATCCTCAGCCCGGCGGCCACTGGCCCGCCGCCGCCTATCGGCCGGGCGGCGATCCAGCCCATCCCTGGCAACCCCAAACCGAAGCCGATTTAGGCGAGCTCTGCCAGTGGATTCCACCGGAACGTGATGCAGCACCTCCTCCGCCCACCGCCAACCGCAGCGGCCAGGAGCAGGTGCTGTTGCTTGTACTCAGCCCGGGCGATCCAGAAGCAGCCCGCCGCGAGATCGCCGAGCTGGAAGGCCTGGTCCGCAGTGCCGGATCACAGCCTGTTGGTCTGGTGGTGCAACGCAAAGCCTCCGGATCAGCCCAGACACTCTGGGGCGAGGGAAAACTCCGCGAAGCTGCGCTGGAGGCCAGGCGGCTGGGAGCTTCCCTGGTGGTCACCGACCGCGAACTCACGCCCGCCCAGGCACGCAACTTGGAGCGGCTGCTCGATTTGCCGGTGAGCGATCGCAGCGAGCTGATTCTTGACATCTTTGCCCAACGGGCCGCCAGTGGCGCCGGCCGGCTGCAGGTGGAGCTAGCCCAATTGCGCTACCGGTTACCCCGGCTGGTAGGGCGGGGCCTGAGCCTCTCGCGCCAGGGGGGAGGGATCGGCACACGCGGCCCCGGTGAAACGCAGCTGGAGAAAGACCGCCGCGCCATCGCACGCCGCATCGACAAACTGCAGCGCGACGTGCAAAAGCTGCAGGAGCACCGGGCTCGTATCCGCAGCGGCCGCCATGGCCTGCAGCGCTTCGCGCTGGTGGGCTACACCAATGCCGGCAAGAGCTCCTTGCTCAATGCCCTCAGCAAACCGGCAACAGGGGAAGGGGTGCTGGCGGAGAACAAATTGTTCGCCACCCTCGATCCCACCACGCGCCGCATCAAGCGGCCCGACCCTGCCGGTGGCCCACCGCAGACGCTGCTGCTCACCGACACCGTGGGCTTCATTCGTGCCCTGCCACCGCCGCTGGTGGAAGCCTTCCGCTCCACGCTCGAGGAAACGCTGGACGCTGATCAGCTGCTGCTGGTGGTGGATCTCGCCGACCCTGGCTGGGCCGACCAGCTGCGCACGGTGCACGCCATCCTTGATGAGCTGGGCAGCGACACACCCCGCCGCCTGATCGGCAACCAGATCGACCGCTGTCCCGCCGCAGCCCTGGAGCAGGCGCTGGCACTCGATGCGCAGGCCCTGTTTGTGTCCGCCACGGGCGGACTCGGGCTGGAGCGTCTGCGCGAGTGGCTTTTCAGAGAACAGACACAGGCGGCTTGA
- a CDS encoding NAD(P)/FAD-dependent oxidoreductase codes for MPPVEAKKQPIVVVGGGFGGLSAALELAANASDIPVVLIEPQERFLFLPLLYELLSRELRRWEVAPPYRELLAGKGVVWLQDRVSQIDSSTQLLCTEGGQQLHYSQLVLATGGKPCTYGIPGVVEHCLGFRSLADVEQLQQLVQRLREQQRPLQRIVIVGAGASGVELACKLADLLDGAAVVELIEQGEELLPAARSFNRDQAREALLKRDIRLRTGTRVMAVGPTSLTLQRGDGASQEELSCDGAIWTGGVVGCVPPITPVVERDQRGRLQCDETLRVLGAEHLFAVGDAAVCPDAFGGSYPATAQVAYQQASCVAANVLREQRGEELAPFIWKDLGEMLGLGMGQATLTGMGITLAGPAAFQLRRLAYLARMPGLQHQLRVAGGWLADWF; via the coding sequence GTGCCGCCAGTCGAGGCCAAAAAGCAGCCCATTGTTGTGGTGGGTGGAGGTTTCGGCGGGCTGAGCGCCGCTCTGGAACTGGCAGCCAACGCCAGCGACATCCCGGTGGTGCTGATTGAGCCCCAGGAGCGCTTCCTCTTCCTGCCGCTGCTTTACGAGCTGCTCAGCCGAGAATTGCGGCGCTGGGAAGTGGCGCCGCCCTACCGGGAGCTGCTGGCGGGCAAAGGCGTGGTGTGGCTGCAGGATCGCGTCAGCCAGATCGACAGCAGCACGCAGCTGTTGTGCACCGAAGGAGGCCAGCAGCTGCACTACAGCCAGCTCGTTCTGGCCACCGGCGGCAAACCCTGCACCTATGGCATTCCCGGGGTGGTCGAGCACTGCCTTGGCTTCCGCAGCCTGGCCGATGTGGAGCAGCTGCAACAGCTCGTGCAGCGCCTGCGCGAGCAACAGCGCCCGCTGCAGCGCATCGTGATCGTGGGTGCCGGGGCCAGCGGCGTGGAGCTGGCCTGCAAGCTGGCCGATCTGCTCGACGGAGCCGCCGTTGTGGAACTGATCGAGCAAGGAGAGGAGCTCCTGCCGGCAGCCCGCTCCTTCAACCGCGATCAAGCGCGCGAAGCGCTGCTCAAGCGCGACATTCGCCTGCGTACCGGCACCCGGGTGATGGCCGTCGGCCCCACCTCCCTCACCCTGCAGCGCGGCGATGGAGCCAGCCAGGAGGAGCTCAGCTGTGATGGAGCGATCTGGACAGGCGGGGTCGTGGGCTGTGTCCCCCCGATCACGCCAGTGGTGGAACGCGACCAGCGCGGCCGGCTGCAATGCGATGAGACCCTGCGGGTTCTCGGTGCCGAGCACCTCTTTGCAGTGGGTGATGCGGCGGTCTGCCCCGATGCTTTCGGCGGCAGTTACCCCGCCACCGCCCAGGTGGCTTATCAGCAGGCCAGCTGCGTAGCCGCCAACGTGCTGCGAGAGCAGCGGGGCGAGGAGCTCGCACCCTTCATCTGGAAGGATCTGGGCGAAATGCTCGGGCTGGGCATGGGCCAAGCCACCCTCACCGGCATGGGAATCACCCTGGCCGGCCCCGCTGCCTTTCAGCTGCGGCGGCTGGCCTACTTAGCCCGGATGCCGGGCCTGCAGCATCAGCTGCGCGTAGCCGGCGGCTGGCTGGCCGATTGGTTCTGA